One Clostridium sp. CM027 genomic window carries:
- a CDS encoding iron ABC transporter permease, protein MQNHKRKKKLILIIIILFVLLFSIFIISFNIGTFAIGPLDVIKTLFGQGNKKHELVLFTMRLPRIIIAILVASALAIAGTVLQGITKNDLADPGILGISSGAALAVVIYIYFMNGEVYSDISMLTVFTMPIVALLGAGFAAFLIYTLAWKKGLNPTRLILMGIGINSAFNAILILFQFRFTTQDFNKIMVWTSGSIWGTNWSYVIATLPFVFIFTGLIIYKARYLDVLSLGDELSVGLGVNIEKERRSLLIYTVALAGTATAVAGTISFLGLISPHIARRLVGPKHKLLIPTAALVSSIILLLSDTIAKNILAPIEMPVGIVISIIGVPYFIYLIMKE, encoded by the coding sequence TATAATTAGTTTTAATATTGGAACTTTTGCTATAGGTCCTCTAGATGTAATTAAAACTTTATTTGGACAGGGAAATAAAAAGCATGAACTGGTACTCTTCACTATGAGGCTTCCACGAATAATTATAGCTATACTTGTGGCAAGTGCCTTAGCTATAGCAGGAACCGTACTTCAAGGCATAACTAAAAATGATCTTGCTGACCCTGGCATATTAGGAATAAGTTCTGGTGCAGCCTTGGCTGTAGTTATTTATATATATTTTATGAATGGAGAAGTATATTCTGATATAAGCATGCTAACGGTGTTTACCATGCCTATCGTAGCTTTGCTTGGAGCAGGTTTTGCAGCTTTCCTTATTTATACTTTAGCTTGGAAAAAGGGTCTAAATCCTACTAGATTGATTTTGATGGGGATAGGTATTAATTCTGCTTTCAACGCTATATTGATCCTATTTCAATTTAGATTTACAACTCAAGATTTCAACAAAATAATGGTTTGGACCTCAGGAAGTATTTGGGGAACCAATTGGAGTTATGTTATTGCAACTCTGCCATTTGTATTTATTTTTACCGGACTTATAATTTATAAAGCAAGATATCTAGATGTTTTAAGTTTAGGCGACGAACTGTCAGTTGGACTCGGCGTAAATATAGAAAAAGAAAGAAGATCACTACTTATATATACCGTGGCATTAGCTGGTACGGCTACAGCGGTTGCCGGAACCATATCATTCTTAGGGCTAATTTCGCCACACATAGCAAGGCGGCTTGTTGGGCCAAAGCACAAATTATTAATACCAACTGCAGCACTAGTTAGTTCAATAATTTTATTGTTGTCTGATACCATAGCTAAAAATATTTTAGCTCCTATTGAAATGCCCGTTGGAATAGTCATTTCAATTATTGGAGTACCCTATTTCATCTATTTAATTATGAAGGAATAA
- a CDS encoding MFS transporter produces the protein MNKKANVYIMYIIVFLQGFVFYGPIATLIRQNRNLSLSNMFLIESISWILMIIFEIPWGWFADKFGYKKTLVISNFIFFISKIVFYKSTFFGMFLIERVLLAVSLAGISGCDIALIYSSVKQEESEKVFGIYNAFSTGGYLIASIMFSILVKQSMDSTAFWTIIPYAVAAVLTLFIKEVNVQQIEKPKFKQSLLTAFKNKSIIILVISFALINEVVQVVGVFLNQSQYVRCGISIKYFGVLAVVMQIVRLSSIKAYKVSIKLGSNRSIQIIYMIITICCTILIFTSSAALTILSIIVICGSAAIISPIVLDIENRNISTASRATLLSVFAMFGDLTAAGANVIIGKTADISTSSAFITCVIMCVCAYILLLLYKKTSKK, from the coding sequence GTGAATAAAAAGGCTAACGTTTATATAATGTATATTATTGTGTTTCTACAGGGATTTGTTTTTTATGGGCCTATAGCTACATTGATAAGGCAAAATAGAAACTTATCTTTGTCTAATATGTTTTTAATAGAGTCTATATCCTGGATATTAATGATTATTTTTGAAATCCCATGGGGATGGTTTGCAGATAAATTTGGGTATAAGAAAACACTTGTTATCTCAAATTTTATATTTTTTATATCAAAAATAGTTTTTTATAAATCAACTTTCTTTGGGATGTTCCTCATAGAACGAGTGTTATTAGCAGTATCATTAGCCGGAATTTCAGGTTGTGACATTGCTCTAATATATTCATCAGTTAAGCAAGAGGAGAGTGAAAAAGTATTTGGAATATATAATGCATTTTCAACTGGTGGTTATTTAATTGCCTCTATTATGTTTTCAATACTCGTAAAACAGTCCATGGATAGTACTGCATTTTGGACTATTATACCTTATGCAGTGGCAGCAGTATTAACTTTGTTTATAAAAGAGGTTAATGTGCAGCAAATCGAAAAGCCTAAGTTTAAGCAAAGTTTACTAACAGCTTTTAAAAACAAAAGCATTATTATATTGGTAATTTCTTTTGCCTTAATAAATGAAGTAGTTCAAGTAGTAGGTGTATTTTTAAATCAATCACAATATGTGCGTTGTGGAATAAGTATTAAATATTTTGGAGTATTGGCAGTTGTTATGCAAATAGTTCGATTGAGTTCAATTAAAGCTTATAAAGTAAGCATTAAGCTAGGTTCCAATAGAAGTATTCAAATTATATATATGATTATTACTATATGTTGTACAATACTTATATTTACATCTAGCGCTGCATTAACTATACTTTCAATAATTGTTATATGTGGAAGTGCAGCTATAATTTCACCTATAGTTTTAGATATTGAAAATAGAAATATAAGTACTGCTAGCAGGGCGACCCTTTTATCAGTATTTGCTATGTTTGGAGATTTAACTGCTGCAGGAGCAAATGTAATTATTGGAAAGACGGCTGATATTTCAACGTCCTCAGCATTTATAACTTGTGTGATTATGTGTGTTTGTGCATATATATTATTGCTTCTCTATAAAAAAACATCAAAGAAATAA
- a CDS encoding ABC transporter ATP-binding protein: MNSIKTENLSISYGDFDIVKNLNLNIPKGKITTIIGSNGCGKSTILKTIARILKPKSGVIYINDNDIQDLSSNFISKEMAVLPQSPQAPNGLTVGELVAYGRFPHQSGFGKLTSQDKEKIDWSLKIIGMQEFKDRPIETLSGGQRQRVWIAMALAQETEILLLDEPTTYLDLAHQLEILQLLESLNKTQGQTIVMVIHDLNNAARFADYMVGIKDGNIVCTGSPKEIMTKDNLRKIFNIDAVVINEPLNNKPVCITYNLI, from the coding sequence ATGAACAGCATAAAAACCGAAAATTTATCTATATCTTATGGAGATTTTGACATAGTAAAAAATTTAAATTTGAACATACCTAAAGGAAAAATCACAACTATTATAGGCTCTAATGGATGTGGTAAATCAACTATATTAAAGACTATTGCAAGAATATTGAAGCCTAAAAGTGGAGTCATATACATAAATGATAATGACATTCAAGATTTAAGTTCTAATTTCATATCTAAAGAAATGGCAGTTTTGCCACAAAGTCCTCAAGCACCAAATGGATTAACTGTTGGTGAGCTCGTAGCCTACGGAAGATTTCCTCATCAAAGTGGATTCGGTAAACTAACGAGTCAAGATAAAGAAAAAATAGATTGGTCACTGAAAATAATTGGCATGCAAGAATTTAAGGACAGACCTATAGAGACATTGTCAGGTGGCCAAAGGCAAAGAGTATGGATAGCTATGGCACTCGCCCAAGAAACTGAAATATTATTATTAGACGAACCTACTACCTATTTAGATTTAGCACATCAACTAGAAATTCTACAATTACTAGAAAGTTTGAATAAGACGCAAGGACAAACCATTGTTATGGTTATTCATGATCTAAATAATGCCGCAAGATTTGCAGATTATATGGTAGGAATTAAAGATGGTAACATAGTTTGCACTGGTAGTCCTAAAGAAATAATGACTAAAGATAACTTAAGGAAAATATTTAATATAGATGCTGTAGTCATTAATGAGCCCCTAAATAATAAACCAGTTTGTATTACATATAACTTAATATAA